Part of the Nicotiana sylvestris chromosome 2, ASM39365v2, whole genome shotgun sequence genome, agacaaGGTTATTTTTTCACGTCacaatagatttgaacaattcgaagcatatgaaaatatttttagttttctATTTGACAATAAAAATTAAGATCACTAgatgttggaaatttgaaaaactattgccttaatcttgaatgttccttaaagcataatagtcaattcgatattgatggtttagatttattttctgaattaaaaatattaagaaaaatagtacaattagaagataacagtttaattgatacacttaatcaaataaaaagatttaattcttttccaaatgcctaaattgcttaTGGAATAATGCTCATAACTCAAGTTACCGTTGCTTCAGCGGGAAAAAGTTTTCAAacttaaaattgataaaatcttatataagaacaacaatatcacaagaaAGGTTAAGTGGATTCCTtatattgtcaattgagaaatACTAAGAAAATTAAATAACTATGTAtctaaaaaatactaaaaaaaaaatagacttcaaatcaatttaaaaaaaattaaaaagttaaggtcCCTCATAaattttggctttaggccacaaaattcgTCGGGCCACCCCTGGATacaagttgttgttgttgtaaatacGCTTGTGTAAAGAAAAAACCTGTAAGTCTTGTACTATTTATACTGTATCGTTTTGATgtatacaatgtttggatagattgtcttgtttgttgttgttccatgatgtcatgcaccaataatatatgaaaaataaacttgtaatattataaaataaaataaaaagtaagGTGATAAAATAGATTTATTTAATAATAAGTAAGggcaagatgagagaaaaaaatTAGATAACGACGCGATCACACCAAATCTCATTCCATAAAGTGGTACTTTTTATCGTTACGTAGCGACGGATTTAACAATATGATACAACAAAATTTAAGTAACAAATCAAACAAGCattgtatttaaaataacaatacaaccatccaaacaagttgtactATACGACGATACATTATAAAACGATACATAACAACTATCCAAACAAGCTGAAACTAGCGTATACATGTTTTACTACATCCGTAAGTCTCCTAAACTAGCGTATACATGTTTTAATACACAACGCGAAAAGTAATCATCTTTCACAGAGTATATGTGTACCTGATAAATGTAGTTGTATAAGCAAGACAGTAGACAAATTGTTAACCTCATATTTTCAGCTCTTTATTCAATACATGCAGCTCTAAGCTCAGTATTCAGTATACTTTTTCGTGGTATTGCATTGTACAAAGCAAAATTCATGTACCAGCACAACATTTACAGTTTTCACATTTGAAATACAAAAGtaagaatgaagaaaaaaaagcaTATGCTACAGTTCTATCCTTTaaatagaaaaggaaagaacaaatTATACATGGTAAATCATTCCAACCTCCAAAGTTGAAGCACGAGGGAAGCTCAATGCATATGTTGGCCCGCGACAATTCCTTCTCAAAAAGTCATATCCTATGTCAACCACCAGTTTTTTTATCAAACTTGAACCTCTCTTTGCTCTTACATAACAATGTCCAAGGATAAACGCCATGCCTGCTTCCCGCGCTTCCATCAGTTCTTGCAACTCTGCACGAACGCTTAAATCCATTTGTGGACTCTCTGGCACCAGAAATCTCACTCTCTTTCTTGGTACTTCTGGGGAACTGATCTCAATCATTTCTGTATCTTTAGTGTCTATGTCCTCGCACATTGTTACTCCATCAACATGTGTTGAAGTTGTTCCAATAACTGTCAGTTTCTCGTTGTCGTCTATACCTTCAGCAGCTTCAAAACTCTGTGCTGGTCCCTCTGAGCGGATGAATTCAGCTATGCTACAAACTAGATCTTTTTCAAACTCTACGTCGTCCATGTGAATATCTCGATAACCATATCGTGCTATACATCTGTAGACGCGGTACTCTTTTGGTCCAATTCTTCCCACCAAGAACCTTTCTTCAGGTCTCACGTGAGGTACTGGTACGGACTTGACACAAAGGAAAACAAGAACCTGGTGGAAAGCAGGTAGGTTGGTGACGAAATGTGAGAAAATTGCTGGAATTCCTGAAACAAGCTCGGTGTGGATGAGGCCAATGCCACGGACCCGTGTAATACCCAGGTTGGGACTCAAGGTGAGCAGCCAGTTGATGGGAATTTTGTTTTCAACATCAAACTCGTACTTTTTCAGGGTGCCATAATGCCAACTGTACATGACGACTAGAAATATCAAAGAGAGAACAATCGGTACCCAGGCCCCTTCGAGGAACTTGATTAGGGAAGCTGAAAAGTAGAGGGCTTCAATGGAACCAAAGAAGAATATAAAGCAAATGGCAAGTAACACGTTTTTGTGCCAGCAGAGGACAATGACTAGAGACATAAAGCACGTAGTGACCAGCATAACAGTTATAACTGCCAGACCTGCAAGAGAAAAAGGTTGCACTGTAACAAATACGCGTagtgatttcaaacaaaatttaGTCCTACACTTTCTCAGCCTTTTGGCTAAGATCGAGGGAATTTCAATAAATTCAGTTTACATTTAAAACTGTTCAATTGCCTGATGCACAAAATGATAACTGCAAGTTGCGATTATCTGGTGAATATTTATTTTGGTACACCTAAAGTTCAATTGTAGTCTGTCTATAACATTTTCTATGAGGTTGAGAGTTAATTAACTTCCTCTCAGTATCAGAAATAACACGTGCACATTTGGAAGATCGTCTTTTTACATTATGTGGCTTGCAACTTATCCTTGCATTTTTCCCTATTAATAGTAAAGTATAACTAATCAAGAGGTTATATTATTATAATAAACTACCAAGATCAATTTGAGATCAGAAAATATCAGGAAAAATGAATTTTCTATTCTACCCACTGATGTGTTAAAAGAGAGTTATGTTCCAATCAGAAAAGAAAAGGAGGAATATGTAATAAAACGTGAAACTTAATCAGGCTTTTATATAACAGACTCAGAATCCTTTAGTGACTTCATGGACAATGCATATTATTTGGCTGTTAATGATACCTGATGCGTTGCTTATGTGTTTCGTGTCACGGAAGCCAATAGTAACTGCCAAGCATAGCAACATCAACGTCCAGTTTATCTCTGGAATGTAAATCTGGCCATGGATTTTGGACGATGTATGTACTATTTTGACCCTTGGGAAGCAACCCAAAGCAGAACATTGCTTGATTATAGAAAACGTCCCAGTGATGATGGCCTGGCTTCCAACCACTGCAGCAAGTATAGCAATAGCCAGAACAGGATACCGCAGTTTTTCTGGGACAATGATGAACATATAAATTAGTTGAAATGTTTAAACTAGATATACATGCTGCATTCAAATGCACgaagagaaaaaggaaagaaaaaaagagagaatgtaGCGAAGAGAGGAGCAAAGTACTTACCAGGTACTGATACATAGAACCCGATGTGGTAATCACCTTGGATAACATGATGCTTGGAAAGATACGCAGCTTGTCCCATATAAGCAAGAATTAATGATGGGTAAACAACAAACGTAAAAGCTATCTGCAGAGAAGCAGCTCTTATTGGGACTTGGTTGAATTTGCAGTTGCCAACGTAAAGCATTTTAACTCCGTACCTCTACAAGGAACTTTATTCACATTGAACAAAACATCTGCAGATAATCTCAGTTTGACAATAAACACTCCAACACACATTAGCTCAGTATCTTACAAAATGTGTGGTACACATTTGACAGCTCTCATATGAAGCATAGTTCATCTCAGGATACTGCTCTCAAGCATGCCGAGGCAGCTTACTAAGCTAAGATGACTAGATTTGACCAATCTTTTTCGAGAAAGTAAAGCTGGAAAGACTTGAGAACATGAGTGAGTCAGTCCAAGGAAattttggaaaatttgaagtgatCAAAAGCATCTAGATGTTATCCGACTTAGATTAGGAGAGCAGAGATTTGCAGGTATGACTACCTAGCATACATCTATTCAAGTTTTGCTAATTCCTCAGTCACCTTGCAATAAATTAAATGTTGTGCACCAGTTTGTCTATCAATGCTCCTCATTGCAGTATTTAACACAAGTTCAAGAAACTGATACAAAACCATTCAGTGCCAATATTTCTGGAATGGGCAAAAGGGAAAGAGTGCCAAACATACGAGGACAGAAGGAGTAATATGAAAGATGGGTCAAATAATTAAGAGTAGTAACTTTAAGTCACAGCTGAATGCTAATTCATTGTGTTCATTTAACCTAGTAAATACCAGTTACATGCTTGATTGAACAGTCTCTATCTGAAAAGTTAGTCTTACAATAATAAGCTTCAAGAGTTGCATAACAAAATTACTTGAGTTATTTACCTGAATAGACAGCTGGGAAAAGTGTCCAAGATCAGCAAACATAGC contains:
- the LOC104213868 gene encoding potassium transporter 8-like isoform X2, which encodes MDIESWGRENPIKKESWRTVLALAYQSLGVVYGDLSTSPLYVYKSTFAEDIHHSESNEEIFGVLSFVFWTLTLIPLLKYVFIVLRADDNGEGGTFALYSLLCRHARVSTLPNGQLADEDLYEYKNDRKLSADRIGMSLKSTLEKHRFLKKILLILALIGTCMVIGDGVLTPAISVFSAVSGLELSMAKHHHQYVEVPVACVILVFLFFLQHYGTHRIGFLFAPIVITWLFCISAIGLYNIFHWNPHVYQALSPYYMYKFLKKTQRGGWMSLGGILLCITGSEAMFADLGHFSQLSIQIAFTFVVYPSLILAYMGQAAYLSKHHVIQGDYHIGFYVSVPEKLRYPVLAIAILAAVVGSQAIITGTFSIIKQCSALGCFPRVKIVHTSSKIHGQIYIPEINWTLMLLCLAVTIGFRDTKHISNASGLAVITVMLVTTCFMSLVIVLCWHKNVLLAICFIFFFGSIEALYFSASLIKFLEGAWVPIVLSLIFLVVMYSWHYGTLKKYEFDVENKIPINWLLTLSPNLGITRVRGIGLIHTELVSGIPAIFSHFVTNLPAFHQVLVFLCVKSVPVPHVRPEERFLVGRIGPKEYRVYRCIARYGYRDIHMDDVEFEKDLVCSIAEFIRSEGPAQSFEAAEGIDDNEKLTVIGTTSTHVDGVTMCEDIDTKDTEMIEISSPEVPRKRVRFLVPESPQMDLSVRAELQELMEAREAGMAFILGHCYVRAKRGSSLIKKLVVDIGYDFLRRNCRGPTYALSFPRASTLEVGMIYHV
- the LOC104213868 gene encoding potassium transporter 8-like isoform X1 — protein: MDIESWGRENPIKKESWRTVLALAYQSLGVVYGDLSTSPLYVYKSTFAEDIHHSESNEEIFGVLSFVFWTLTLIPLLKYVFIVLRADDNGEGGTFALYSLLCRHARVSTLPNGQLADEDLYEYKNDRKLSADRIGMSLKSTLEKHRFLKKILLILALIGTCMVIGDGVLTPAISVFSAVSGLELSMAKHHHQYVEVPVACVILVFLFFLQHYGTHRIGFLFAPIVITWLFCISAIGLYNIFHWNPHVYQALSPYYMYKFLKKTQRGGWMSLGGILLCITGSEAMFADLGHFSQLSIQRYGVKMLYVGNCKFNQVPIRAASLQIAFTFVVYPSLILAYMGQAAYLSKHHVIQGDYHIGFYVSVPEKLRYPVLAIAILAAVVGSQAIITGTFSIIKQCSALGCFPRVKIVHTSSKIHGQIYIPEINWTLMLLCLAVTIGFRDTKHISNASGLAVITVMLVTTCFMSLVIVLCWHKNVLLAICFIFFFGSIEALYFSASLIKFLEGAWVPIVLSLIFLVVMYSWHYGTLKKYEFDVENKIPINWLLTLSPNLGITRVRGIGLIHTELVSGIPAIFSHFVTNLPAFHQVLVFLCVKSVPVPHVRPEERFLVGRIGPKEYRVYRCIARYGYRDIHMDDVEFEKDLVCSIAEFIRSEGPAQSFEAAEGIDDNEKLTVIGTTSTHVDGVTMCEDIDTKDTEMIEISSPEVPRKRVRFLVPESPQMDLSVRAELQELMEAREAGMAFILGHCYVRAKRGSSLIKKLVVDIGYDFLRRNCRGPTYALSFPRASTLEVGMIYHV